Below is a genomic region from Nitrospira sp..
ATGTTTCTACAGTTTTCCGGTCCATACGGACATGGAGTTCTATCTGCGAACCCAGCCGGATGTGCCCTATCGGTTGAAGGAAATCTCCTGCACCTCCTGTAACCATCGTGGCGTCAGCCTGGATTTTCGGATCACCATGTCGGTGCGTGAAGCCATTTACTTCGTGACCTGCACGAACTGCAAGAGAGCCTTCCCGGAACGGTCTTCACTCGAAGCCTTTGAATAGCTCGCCTTTTCTTCGACCGGGTGTGTATACTTCAGCTATGACCGATAAGCCTAAGCAGCCTGAGCCGCCGGAATCAGAGAAAGAGCCCAAGGCTCGGAAAGAAATCCCCCTCATCTCGGTGCCGAACGATCGCGACATGATCGCAGAGGAAATGGAAGAGTTGTTCGACGAGGATCGCGTATCGCACCAGCACGGCAGTTCGGAACCGGAAGCGGATTAAACCAAGCGGGTCCTGTCGCCGATCACCTCGTTCGTCCTCACTCCACCCATCCCCCCGTGGGGGCAATCTAGATTTCATCATCGCGTTGGCCCGTCAGGCCCCTTTGCCTTATGCTTCTCCCAATAGCCGTTCTCCCCTTCCGTTGCGGGCGAACGAGGTTGTGATCGGCGCCACCCGCAAATTCCAAAACAAGACCGCTCAGCGCTACTCTAAAAGGGAGTGACCGGCGACGAGTCGATTCCAGACCCGTGGCATTCATAACTAGTTTGGAGTTCTGGCCTCAATAACTTAGGCGCGATATTAGAGTACGACTCGACCTCTTTCTATCTCACCCAAGGCTTTTGAACCTGCGCGAAACCATTGTCGTACCCCAGAATCGACCACGGCTTTGGGATGGCGATTGCAGTAGTCAATGAACCAGTGGAGGAGCCCATCCCACTTCTTGAAATCTCCCGGAGGCTGCAGTTCCCAACCCAGATCAGCCAAGGCCCAGTTCATCTTCGCGCTGTTGCGAGCCATAGAAGTCGTAATCCAGTTCGATGGCTCATCGGTGCCGCCCCGAGTAACTGGCACAAGATGGTCGATTGTGGCTCCAAGCTCCCAATATGCCGGATGAGTAACTTGTGTTTTCCAATTGGGGTGATACGGGAACTTCTCCGGTAAGGCGAAGGAGATCACGCGCAAGACAGGTGGAAATATGAGTTTTTGGTCGGTGTATCGATCAATGAATCCGTCTCGGATGAAGACCCGCGTGTAGTCGAGGGGTCGAAATCGACGTTTTATTACGAGTTCCGGCGCGAACGGATAATCACCTTCTAGAATTGATGCCGCCCCGTCAGAATTATCATTCGTGAGGGCATCGCATGCCGCAGCGATAACGTCGGCTTTCTGGCGTGACGATGACATCGGATGTTGGAGTTATACCTCAGGTCCCGTGTCGTTCGCAAAATCTTCGAGACCATGCTGCAGAGCTTGCTTGGCGATCTCCCGACGAAACCGATTGCTCTCGCGCTTGGCGTCAGCTTTACGGCCCCAGTAGGCGCCGCGCCCTCGTTTCGGCCCGGCGTGATCCGTCTTCTTGGCTTTTCCCGCCACAACTCAGCCTACCGACTTCCATACCGCAAGCTTGGGTACCCGAAGCTGTTTCCGCCGATGTTCGCCGTGTCGTAGATCGTAGTGCGTCTGATGGTTCATCCGGCTTTCTGCCGATGTGCCGAAGGCGATGGACAAGCGAACGGCCATTTCGAGGCTAATCCCTGCCCGACCATCAAGATGGCAGACAGCGTCTTCCTGTTGATGACCAGCGCTTGAGATGTCTCTGCAACACTGATCCGGAGCGGTTCGAGGCATAGCTGCTTGATGATCTCTCCGGGGTGAGGAGAATTGTGCATTCGCATCAGTCAACCCTGTCAGGCTGCAGTCAGTGGCGAAATGCGATTGATTTTGCCCTTGGCTTGTCTAGCTGCCTCCCACAAATATACTGCCCCCTGGGCGTTCAACCAAAACTCGGGGGTATTGCCGAATAATCGAGACAGCCGAAGCGCCATCTCAGGACTCACAGCCCGCCGTTCCCGAAGCACCTCATTCACCGTCTGCCGCGAAACCCCAATGGCCTTGGCAAAGCCCGATACGGTCAATCCATAATCCGGAAGGAAATCTTCACGCAGCATTTCACCAGGATGAGTGGGGCGCACCTTTCGCGAACTTTTGTTGGGGATACTCATGCCACGCCTCTTCTGAATGGTACTCGGTCAATTCGACATTAAATGCACCGCCATTGTTTGTTCACACGGGCCTGACGATCTGGACGATTCCTTCGCTCGGGATTCTGGCCAGCGTCGCCCCGTCTTTTCGCTTCAGGCCCTCGATCTGCACGATCGCCCCACGCTGACAATCACCCCATGCGACATTCGTCTCCGATGCTGCCCGATCCAGCCGGCCGATTTCGGAGCGTCCCAACTCGTTGCACACCCAGGCTCGCGTGTCCCCTTTCAATTCACGCAGCTCGCTGACGATGCGGAAGGTGTGAGGCGAGCGCTGCGCGATCGTAGTTCCATCGGTTCGGAGCAGGAGATATGAAAACTTCAGCGAGTCCTTGATGAATCCAACTGCTTCATCAATTTCTTGAATATGAGCCGGCGGATTCCATGCTCGCTCTTCATGGCACCAGTCGTCGGGATGTCTCAACGCGGGACAGTCTTGTTCGTGCAGGCAGGGACTGTAGACGGTGCATCGCTTCTCTCGCAGCAAACGGTCCCGGACACGATGGAGCCCCCTGGCTGTTTCCCGAAGCGCAGGCTCAAGCAGCATCAAGGTGCCATGAGGGGAAAGCCACTGCAGGAGCTCCGCGAGTAGCTCGGCTCGCGCGACGATGGGATCCGACGCATCGAGGTGGAGTTCGTTCAGACAGTTGGCCAGGAGGATGAGATCGAACGGGGCTTTTTGCTTGACCCTGTCGCGCCACGCCGTTTTCTCGGGTCGCTCCAGATCGGCCTGGCATCGGATGAGTCCTGCCCCTGAAATTCCTGCTTCGTCGCAATACCGGTTCCAGAGTTCACCCGCTCGCCGCAATGCTTCGCCGGAGGAATCCACGGCCAGGGCCGAGAGACGCCCGGCCGCTTCAGGATGACTTTGGCAAAGCCAGTCGAGCACGGCCAGGCTACCGGTCCCAGGGCCTGCTCCCAGGTCGAGGAGTCGCAAGCCCCTTCTGCCTTCGTTCAATGGTGCGTCCGGCGGCAGCTCCTCGAGCAGGACCTGCACCTTCGACAGATTTACCGGCATGAAATAGGCGATGTAGGCTGCAACATTGGACGATTCGTCGAGATAGCGGGACGCCAAAGACCCTCTACCTTTGGTGAACAGGTGGGAAAGCTGTGCGACGGTGGAAGGGATCCCGGCGGCAGGAGCCCCAGCCACTGTCCGAGCGACCTGATCCATGACTTTGAGCACAAGAGGGGACAGAGGCGCCGAGAGGCGGCCTTTCGGTCCGTGCATGGGCTAGTGTATGCTCAGGGCGTGAGGGAGGACAACTATGACGGACGAAATCCTCAAGGCGTATAAAGAGGTGGAACTGGCAGTCGAACGCTATACCAAGTTGCTGCAGGACCATGCCCTGATGCTGCAAAACATGGAGCCGCCAGGTTCCGACAAGGTGGTTCGGATGACGCAGGGATCCAAGGCGATGCGCGACAGCGCCATGATCTATCTGTCATATGCGAAGTATGTCGCCTACGGGATGCCGGCGAGCGAAGAGATGATCGAGGACGAGATCCAAGGATAGACTCGTCGCTCGTATGCCGTGAAGCGCCGTTCGTGGTTCGTACGACATACGTTTGATGAATGACGAAGAACGCGGCGCGCGGTAAAATTAAAAGAGCCTGTCCGGAACCCGGACAGGCTCTTTATGTTTCACCAGGCCGTGCGCCGTCAGATGCTGCGCATAAAGTGAGCGACTTCGTCGGGATTGACGACACCACCCATGATCTGCGACATCGCCACATTGGTGGATTTCTTGCCGGTCAGGCCGGACTCAACTTCGTCCACGATCAACTCCACCGGCATCGACTGACCGCCGTAGACCCGCGGGCCGCCGATGATCTTCGCCTTGGAGAATCCGTAGATCGCCGTCGCGACTTCTTTCGCCAACCAACCGACGTAGTTGAATTCCGGCACCACGATCAGCTTGGCCTTTCCGCAGAGCTCCCGGAGTTCCTTCGTCGGGAACGGGCGGAGCGAGCGGACCTTGATGAGCCCGACTTTCAAGCCCTTTTCCTTGCAGAGGCGCACCGCTTCACGCGACTGAGCCGCAGCGCTGCCCGAAGCGATGATGATCGCATCGGCGCCTTCGACATTTTCGGCCGTCAGCAGTCCGCCCATATATTTGTTGATGTACTTACGCGAACGTTCCACCGCCGCCCAAACTTCCTGCTGCCATACGGCGTGGATGTTGTAGGCCATGAAGTTCGACTTCTGAACCGGAGCATCGCGAGACAGGCGCGCGGGAGGATTCTCCGCATCAAGCACGGGCACAGCTCCGCGCCAGGCTTCGCGGGGCGGGAGTTTGATCCCTCGGTC
It encodes:
- a CDS encoding HigA family addiction module antitoxin, with product MSIPNKSSRKVRPTHPGEMLREDFLPDYGLTVSGFAKAIGVSRQTVNEVLRERRAVSPEMALRLSRLFGNTPEFWLNAQGAVYLWEAARQAKGKINRISPLTAA
- a CDS encoding small ribosomal subunit Rsm22 family protein, yielding MHGPKGRLSAPLSPLVLKVMDQVARTVAGAPAAGIPSTVAQLSHLFTKGRGSLASRYLDESSNVAAYIAYFMPVNLSKVQVLLEELPPDAPLNEGRRGLRLLDLGAGPGTGSLAVLDWLCQSHPEAAGRLSALAVDSSGEALRRAGELWNRYCDEAGISGAGLIRCQADLERPEKTAWRDRVKQKAPFDLILLANCLNELHLDASDPIVARAELLAELLQWLSPHGTLMLLEPALRETARGLHRVRDRLLREKRCTVYSPCLHEQDCPALRHPDDWCHEERAWNPPAHIQEIDEAVGFIKDSLKFSYLLLRTDGTTIAQRSPHTFRIVSELRELKGDTRAWVCNELGRSEIGRLDRAASETNVAWGDCQRGAIVQIEGLKRKDGATLARIPSEGIVQIVRPV